The Fragaria vesca subsp. vesca linkage group LG2, FraVesHawaii_1.0, whole genome shotgun sequence genome includes a window with the following:
- the LOC101302035 gene encoding probable WRKY transcription factor 11-like — translation MAVEMMSFPKMEDQKAIQEAASQGLKSMEHLIRYLSHQQQTNQASSRLDCTDLTDHTVSKFKKVISLLNRTGHARFRRGPVAVPPHHHNQLTNSNPSTSSSSASLPFPPSQSLSLAPAPVAIIPPAPVKAPEANFAHSLTLDFTRPNVLTSSNPKCTDNNIEFSVSSSSSFMSSAITGDNSVSNGKLGLFMSQNQAPAVSGAKPPLSTAGPYKKRCHEHDHSDDVSCKLSVSGSASGSGKCHCSKRRKNRVKKTIRVPAISSKIADIPPDEYSWRKYGQKPIKGSPYPRGYYKCSTVRGCPARKHVERAPDDPAMLIVTYEGEHRHAPENMSGGVGLVFESA, via the exons ATGGCGGTGGAGATGATGAGCTTTCCGAAGATGGAAGACCAGAAGGCGATCCAGGAGGCCGCATCGCAAGGCTTGAAGAGCATGGAGCATCTGATCCGTTACCTCTCCCACCAGCAACAGACTAACCAAGCCTCCTCTCGCCTCGACTGCACCGACCTCACCGACCACACCGTCTCCAAGTTCAAAAAGGTCATTTCCTTGCTGAACCGGACCGGCCACGCCCGGTTCAGGCGCGGACCGGTCGCGGTTCCGCCACATCATCATAATCAGTTGACTAACTCAAATCCCTCCACCTCTTCCTCCTCCGCCTCTCTCCCCTTCCCTCCCTCTCAGTCCCTCAGCCTCGCTCCGGCGCCGGTCGCGATCATTCCTCCGGCGCCGGTGAAGGCTCCGGAGGCTAATTTTGCTCACTCCCTGACGCTGGATTTCACCCGGCCTAACGTGCTGACGTCATCGAACCCTAAGTGCACCGACAACAACATCGAGTTCAGCGTCTCGTCCAGCTCGTCGTTCATGTCGTCGGCCATCACCGGCGACAACAGCGTCTCCAACGGCAAGCTCGGCCTGTTCATGTCTCAGAATCAGGCCCCTGCCGTCTCCGGCGCCAAGCCTCCGCTCTCCACGGCGGGGCCGTATAAGAAGCGGTGCCACGAGCACGATCACTCCGACGACGTCTCCTGCAAGCTCTCCGTGTCCGGATCCGCTTCCGGGTCGGGCAAGTGCCATTGCTCCAAGAGAAG GAAAAATCGGGTGAAGAAAACAATCCGAGTGCCGGCGATTAGTTCAAAGATCGCCGATATCCCGCCGGACGAGTACTCCTGGAGGAAGTACGGCCAGAAACCGATCAAAGGCTCACCTTACCCAAG GGGTTATTACAAGTGCAGTACAGTGAGGGGGTGTCCGGCGAGGAAACATGTGGAGCGAGCGCCGGATGATCCAGCAATGCTGATCGTAACTTACGAAGGGGAGCATCGGCACGCACCGGAGAATATGAGCGGGGGAGTTGGGTTGGTATTTGAGTCAGCCTGA
- the LOC101313679 gene encoding uncharacterized protein LOC101313679: MATKSKGSTTPGREKRSGSTSPASLTRRPTKPTAPDKPSSTSSNSSSTAKQLPNYLRSTASSSRQLPSLTKSSSLKKHHDSDNQESKSPKPTLNRRRSFDKPPSPSGLQKSLNSPGRELKDAPHRSKSLLVRSVSNAPKPTSKSVSGTKPQVSHAKTSGTSLRRSTSGITSGSSKKDSRNNRSTTSTTGSSRAPRSQDITEILNLEANLDALNRHEVGEVDKIESIEEDNCQDLPDPKLAEEDLHEQHQHHASDTGHDISSVNDAAEESKANVDAENETVIQAEKNFDGHHDQVEEANHISKDHESNGIDQGSGLTSEETKVEEAIKEEKEDENKNEEDMEVVDGVSHELDPKEGQDGDVKEEAKPDEEKATEKPQEAAGTAGNNKKEAAPAYNDVIEETASKLMAQEKRRNKVKALVGAFETVIDYESGSKP; this comes from the coding sequence ATGGCAACTAAATCAAAAGGTAGTACAACTCCTGGGAGGGAGAAGAGAAGTGGCAGCACATCACCAGCTAGCCTCACCAGAAGACCCACAAAACCAACTGCTCCTGATAAACCATCTTCAACTTCCTCAAACTCATCATCAACAGCTAAACAACTCCCAAATTATTTGAGATCAACCGCAAGCTCATCGCGCCAGCTTCCTTCCTTGACCAAGTCCAGTTCATTAAAGAAACATCATGATTCTGATAACCAAGAATCCAAGTCCCCAAAGCCTACACTAAATAGAAGAAGATCCTTTGACAAGCCGCCGTCGCCTTCAGGACTACAGAAGTCACTCAACTCCCCAGGAAGAGAGTTGAAGGACGCACCACACCGGTCCAAATCTCTTTTGGTTAGAAGCGTGTCAAATGCTCCAAAACCCACCAGTAAATCTGTATCCGGAACCAAACCACAGGTTTCGCATGCAAAGACTAGTGGCACTAGTTTGAGGAGAAGCACTAGCGGCATTACTTCTGGTTCAAGTAAGAAGGATAGTAGAAATAATAGAAGTACTACTAGTACTACTGGTAGTTCAAGAGCTCCAAGGAGTCAGGACATAACAGAAATTCTCAATCTTGAAGCTAATTTGGATGCCTTGAATCGTCATGAGGTTGGAGAGGTAGATAAGATTGAGAGTATTGAGGAGGACAACTGTCAAGACCTTCCGGACCCTAAATTAGCTGAAGAAGATCTTCATGAACAGCACCAACATCATGCTTCAGATACTGGTCATGACATTTCTTCTGTTAATGATGCAGCAGAGGAATCAAAAGCAAATGTGGATGCCGAAAATGAAACAGTTATCCAAGCAGAGAAAAATTTTGATGGTCACCATGATCAAGTTGAAGAGGCTAATCACATTAGCAAAGATCATGAAAGCAATGGCATTGATCAGGGTTCGGGTTTGACAAGCGAGGAAACAAAAGTTGAGGAGGCGATCAAAGAAGAGAAAGAAGATGAAAACAAGAATGAGGAGGATATGGAAGTTGTGGATGGAGTAAGTCATGAGCTTGATCCAAAGGAAGGGCAAGATGGAGATGTCAAAGAAGAAGCAAAGCCTGACGAGGAAAAGGCGACAGAAAAGCCACAAGAGGCTGCGGGTACTGCAGGGAATAACAAGAAGGAGGCAGCTCCTGCATACAATGATGTGATTGAGGAGACTGCAAGTAAGCTTATGGCACAAGAGAAGAGGAGGAACAAGGTCAAAGCTTTGGTTGGGGCATTTGAGACTGTCATAGATTATGAATCAGGATCCAAACCATAA
- the LOC101313389 gene encoding uncharacterized protein LOC101313389 gives MDKNKSRTDLLAAGRKKLQQYRQKKDKGSGSQGKSTKKSGKSEQREAVADGVSTGTEPTASSQVRDGGTESAVGSNSGIINTSGSNAVENSAGSDTIVAVVGPSAVPITREKSVVETEEEKNAESSSEEVGVSKPGTADSSAQNEGEITGTADAEVARDISFENSHTVDSKEAENLNMSIPVDESAQHASVDITEGMSVTVDSDIPSSIAVVGPSAVPVTQEKSVAETELEKNAESPSEEVGVIKPDADSSVQNEGESTGTVDAEVARDVSADTSHTVDSGKEAENLNIPVQVDETAEQASVDIIEGMSVTVESEIPSSEADVGPSVMPITREESVVETELEKNAESPSDKVEVSKPDADSTVQNEGQSTGTADGEVARDISLETSHTVDSGREAENQNMSVQVDESAQNASVDITEGMTITVESEIPSSVNESLPSGEDINTSSVQDREDQREHQFETQLQIDRQHHRLLDETSLLRASLNELCEKNQSLAEELAQCRGELQAVASEKEELGNKFHTAKLEIEEASSRAIDLHNNLERAHQDVFRLSTELADCKGLVQALQVENVTLNETIVSADEVKSKLIEQNNFYLLEKEKLSTDLVDCETLVATLQGQISNLSGNLDSVTQERENLSCENEKLATELADSKSIISALQVEIASLNESLALVTEEKKKLEEEREYSAHENERISAEIVALQERLSVEREEQVRFEVDLKEATKRLEQLTDEKISLTSSLDILKAKMSEVEKSGFKIPAPAGEAEKQVELSRGLDLATEDDNSQQIPGKQDGEAPFVVDKALSDGCVENSPLFNTGQEVVNDTDGFVALNEHLDKADKILHNLVHEIESICAHSTSLSKSGNEVHVLQVSKMIQAFELKAHPDEHVEGPALTDNQSPGDSVVSVREQIENLKALFRQLLLDAANASLLLKEERDGRKNADATSGELKDQNEALEEYSKKLEATNIELRVLYEALEEHRGSIESKNSELLILCEGLQIEVTNLKAENVEVDRKLHVYESRTSQLQSRLHDLHLTSNVMVSQISEQLENFHKEAAEKIMILECHWNSTIDPVLEATGKLDESLGRVTTTTTATHDSLDRISYSVASVHDAISFIKDLKDKLESSQTEHEAVSTLYKEVNEKCDDLHGKNEMATELLQKLYGNLSMLLTILHRSTDENDMYLKPEKLSDPLDYSNYIAIIEHVESFLRGSLQLESVNKKLNSELMARDEEVEELKQRCLDSTALQKLIGDVEGVLKVEHTEFQLDKTPASHLESLVSCLIQKCEEADVQVGLSKEDFGSKVVELTSMQEEVQQLNALCLQHESELIVLRESLHQAEEALLVAHSDIEGKVNELEQSEQRVSSLREKLTIAVTKGKGLIVQRDGLKQSLHEKSVELERFSQELQMKDARLLEIETKLQAYSESGERVEALESELSYIRNSATALRESFLLKDSVLQRIEEILEDLDLPEHFHSRDIIEKIDWLARTATSNTFPVTDSDQKSSAGGGSYSDDVQPSSDSTEDTKRKYDELQSKFYGLAEQNEMLEQSLMERNNIVQRWEELLDRIDMPSHLRSVEPEDRIDWLRKALSEVQEDNVSLQQKVVNLEDHCVSLTADLEDSQRRVADLEADLQTIIHERDHLSGRLETVVNDHEKLSTKAAEFELENEQLEKEVTDLQENVAKLHGNENKILSMEGDLRRLQSLITDALEMSGSKYEYSGGSSIESLEGLLNKLLESYATLSLGKPVHGGAAESLHTEDADATVVGSRSLNNLDCQESDIDVLKKELKEVQHELLDVKEERDGYLEKQQSMTIEFEALNNKVNELQVLLNQEEQKSASVREKLNVAVRKGKSLVQQRDNLKQSIEEVSSEIERLRSEIKIGQVRIAEYEQSFTELSTYPGRVEALESEILFLRNCLNETEQNMQQKANTLNMIVNILDNIDVGGDSNSHDPVVKLEQIGKICFELRADVASSEQEARKSKRAAELLLAELNEVQERNDGLQEELAKSVDEISILSKERDLAEAGKLEAVLSLEKLSTAHSEERKDQFSEFAGLKSDVDQLRKDFHDISNSLAGLFYNDMEFLNNLESGIDSCLNPNGANVVDVHPFTAAGGFLTSKSNKDNSMSTNSWSDPSLHGHFGDNFVIETFTYIAHYVQELVTEIGGLKEKLDEHSVSLHEKTSSISRLVAIIRGEITSKNESFEALRRDFLQMEMVKKENDKELIVLRKNAALLFEACASSVVEINRRKAELVGNSWAVGDLGMTSKTTEFPAFSGEGQLYSEEPVRSVADALLSAANDFATLTAEIVEGSQKEMKLTISNLQKDLQEKDVQKERIFMELVSQIKEAEATASSYSVDLESSKNLVHDLEKRLEAMKGERNLFEQRVKELEDGQATSDELQQRVRSLTDVLAAKDHEIEELMQALDEEEIQMQGITAKIKELEKIVEQKNLDLENLKASRAKVMKKLSITVNKFDELHNLSASLLAEVEKLQSQLQDRDAEISFLRQEVTRCTNDVLVASQVSNKGDSDEIRELLTWFNMNIARFGVCSEYLEDKNISDVPEQKEVLKKTVDSILSELGDLRSAAQSKDILLQEERTKVEELTRKGQTLDKSLREKESRLNLLEGVEDGQATSSSSEIHEVEPAINKWAASGSSIASQVRSLRKGNSEQVAIAIDMDPGSSSRMEDEDDDKVHGFKSLTTSRMIPRFTRPVTDMVDGLWVTCDRTLMRQPILRLGIIFYWAFLHTLLASLAI, from the exons ATGGACAAGAATAAGAGCCGTACCGATCTGCTCGCTGCTGGCCGTAAAAAG CTTCAACAATATCGCCAGAAGAAGGATAAAGGCAGTGGAAGCCAGGGAAAGTCCACGAAAAAGTCTGGGAAGTCAGAGCAGCGTGAGGCTGTTGCTGATGGAGTCTCCACTGGAACTGAACCTACTGCATCGTCTCAGGTGCGTGACGGAGGAACTGAGTCTGCTGTAGGTTCTAATTCGGGAATCATCAACACGTCGGGGTCAAATGCTGTAGAGAATTCTGCAGGATCTGACACTATTGTAGCTGTTGTTGGTCCCTCGGCAGTGCCCATTACACGGGAGAAAAGTGTGGTTGAAACTGAAGAGGAGAAAAATGCCGAATCCTCGTCAGAGGAAGTGGGGGTTAGCAAGCCTGGGACTGCTGACTCTTCTGCTCAGAATGAAGGTGAGATTACAGGGACTGCTGATGCTGAGGTGGCGAGAGACATTTCTTTTGAAAATTCACATACAGTGGATTCTAAAGAAGCCGAAAATCTAAATATGTCTATACCAGTTGATGAATCAGCCCAACATGCTTCAGTTGATATTACAGAGGGGATGTCCGTTACTGTTGATTCAGACATTCCAAGTAGTATAGCTGTTGTTGGTCCATCGGCAGTGCCTGTTACTCAGGAAAAAAGTGTTGCCGAAACTGAATTGGAGAAAAATGCTGAATCACCATCAGAGGAAGTGGGGGTTATTAAGCCTGATGCTGACTCTTCTGTTCAGAATGAAGGTGAGAGTACTGGGACTGTTGATGCTGAGGTGGCAAGAGACGTTTCAGCAGACACTTCACATACAGTGGATTCTGGAAAAGAAGCCGAGAATCTTAATATACCTGTACAAGTTGATGAAACAGCCGAACAGGCTTCAGTCGATATTATAGAGGGGATGTCTGTTACTGTTGAATCAGAGATTCCAAGTAGTGAAGCTGATGTTGGTCCCTCGGTAATGCCCATTACTCGGGAGGAAAGTGTGGTTGAAACTGAATTGGAGAAAAATGCCGAATCACCATCAGATAAAGTGGAGGTTAGTAAGCCTGATGCTGACTCCACTGTTCAGAACGAAGGTCAGAGTACTGGGACTGCTGATGGTGAGGTGGCAAGAGACATTTCTTTAGAGACTTCACATACAGTGGATTCTGGAAGAGAAGCCGAAAACCAAAATATGTCTGTACAAGTTGATGAATCAGCCCAAAACGCTTCCGTTGATATTACAGAGGGGATGACCATTACTGTTGAATCAGAGATTCCAAGTAGTGTGAATGAATCTTTGCCTTCAGGGGAAGATATTAATACGTCCTCAGTGCAGGACAGAGAAGATCAG AGGGAACATCAGTTTGAGACGCAACTACAGATTGATCGCCAGCATCACCGGTTGCTTGATGAAACATCTCTTCTTCGTGCTTCACTCAATGAACTTTGTGAGAAGAACCAATCTCTTGCTGAAGAGCTAGCGCAGTGCAGGGGTGAACTCCAGGCTGTTGCTTCTGAGAAGGAGGAGCTTGGAAACAAATTTCATACTGCAAAGTTGGAGATTGAAGAAGCATCTTCTAGAGCAATTGATTTGCATAACAATCTGGAAAGGGCACATCAGGATGTTTTCAGACTGTCAACAGAATTAGCTGATTGTAAAGGGTTGGTGCAAGCTTTACAGGTGGAGAATGTGACCTTAAATGAGACTATAGTATCAGCGGATGAAGTTAAAAGTAAACTTATTGAGCAGAATAATTTTTATCTTCTTGAGAAGGAGAAGCTTTCAACTGACTTAGTTGATTGTGAAACTTTAGTGGCCACTCTACAGGGTCAAATATCAAACTTAAGTGGGAATTTGGACTCAGTAACACAGGAGAGGGAGAATCTTTCCTGTGAAAATGAAAAACTTGCAACTGAATTGGCTGACAGTAAGAGTATAATATCAGCTTTGCAGGTAGAAATTGCCAGCTTGAATGAGAGCCTTGCTCTGGTTACAGAGGAGAAAAAGAAGCTCGAGGAGGAGAGGGAGTATTCTGCTCATGAGAATGAGAGAATTTCAGCTGAAATTGTTGCTCTTCAAGAACGATTATCTGTAGAGCGTGAAGAACAAGTCAGGTTCGAGGTTGACCTAAAAGAAGCAACAAAACGCCTTGAGCAGCTCACCGATGAAAAAATTTCTCTTACTAGCAGTCTGGACATACTTAAAGCTAAGATGAGTGAGGTTGAAAAGAGTGGGTTTAAAATACCAGCTCCAGCTGGGGAAGCTGAGAAGCAAGTTGAACTTAGCAGGGGTCTTGATCTTGCAACTGAAGATGATAATTCACAGCAAATTCCCGGGAAGCAAGATGGTGAAGCTCCCTTTGTGGTGGATAAAGCTTTATCTGATGGCTGTGTAGAAAATTCACCATTATTTAATACTGGGCAGGAAGTCGTCAATGATACTGACGGGTTTGTTGCACTGAATGAACACTTGGACAAGGCAGATAAAATTTTGCATAATCTTGTACATGAAATTGAAAGCATCTGCGCTCATTCTACATCCCTAAGCAAGTCGGGTAATGAAGTTCATGTACTTCAGGTATCAAAAATGATTCAAGCTTTTGAGTTGAAGGCTCATCCTGATGAGCATGTAGAGGGGCCAGCTCTAACCGATAATCAATCACCAGGGGATTCAGTTGTGTCGGTAAGAGAGCAAATCGAAAACCTGAAAGCATTATTTAGGCAGTTGCTGCTGGATGCTGCAAATGCCAGTCTACTGCTGAAGGAGGAGCGAGATGGTAGGAAAAATGCTGATGCCACCTCCGGGGAACTGAAGGATCAAAATGAGGCCTTAGAAGAATATAGCAAGAAACTTGAAGCAACCAACATTGAGCTCAGGGTCCTATATGAAGCTTTAGAAGAACATAGGGGAAGCATTGAATCTAAGAACTCTGAGCTTTTGATTCTATGCGAAGGCTTACAAATAGAAGTCACCAATCTTAAAGCAGAAAACGTGGAAGTTGACAGAAAGCTACATGTGTATGAATCAAGAACTAGTCAATTGCAGAGTCGATTGCATGATCTACATCTAACTTCAAATGTTATGGTATCTCAGATCTCTGAGCAGTTGGAAAATTTTCACAAGGAAGCAGCTGAGAAAATTATGATACTTGAGTGCCATTGGAATTCAACCATTGATCCGGTTCTTGAAGCAACTGGAAAGCTTGATGAATCTCTTGGTAGGGTCACCACAACTACAACAGCCACACATGATTCTTTGGATAGAATTAGCTACTCTGTTGCTTCTGTTCATGATGCCATCAGTTTTATTAAAGATCTGAAGGACAAACTTGAAAGTTCTCAAACAGAACATGAAGCAGTCTCTACTCTATACAAAGAAGTGAATGAAAAATGTGATGATCTGCATGGAAAGAATGAAATGGCCACCGAGTTGTTGCAGAAGTTGTATGGCAACCTTTCTATGCTTCTCACGATCTTGCATAGGTCTACAGACGAAAATGATATGTACTTAAAACCTGAGAAGCTTTCTGATCCTCTAGATTACAGTAATTACATAGCCATCATAGAACATGTGGAATCTTTTTTGAGGGGGAGTCTGCAACTTGAATCTGTTAACAAGAAGCTGAATTCAGAGTTGATGGCTAGAGATGAAGAAGTTGAGGAACTGAAACAAAGATGCCTTGATTCTACTGCTCTGCAGAAGTTAATAGGAGATGTTGAAGGGGTGCTGAAAGTGGAACACACTGAGTTTCAATTGGATAAAACGCCTGCTTCACACCTTGAATCACTGGTGTCATGTCTTATTCAGAAATGTGAGGAGGCTGATGTGCAGGTAGGCTTATCTAAGGAAGATTTTGGATCTAAGGTGGTGGAGCTGACTTCAATGCAGGAAGAAGTACAGCAGCTAAATGCTTTGTGTCTCCAGCATGAAAGTGAACTCATTGTTCTGAGGGAAAGTTTACATCAGGCGGAGGAAGCACTTCTTGTTGCTCATTCTGATATAGAAGGGAAGGTAAATGAACTTGAGCAGTCAGAGCAACGGGTATCTTCCCTTAGAGAGAAGCTTACCATTGCTGTCACCAAGGGAAAAGGTTTGATTGTGCAACGAGATGGTCTGAAGCAGTCCCTTCACGAGAAATCTGTTGAACTGGAAAGATTCTCACAGGAATTGCAAATGAAAGATGCAAGGCTTCTTGAGATTGAAACAAAACTTCAGGCATACTCAGAGTCAGGTGAACGGGTGGAAGCTCTGGAATCTGAGCTTTCATATATTCGCAATTCGGCGACTGCATTAAGAGAATCATTCCTTCTCAAAGATTCTGTCCTTCAGAGAATAGAAGAGATCTTGGAAGACCTTGATCTGCCAGAGCACTTTCATTCAAGAGATATTATTGAGAAGATTGATTGGCTGGCTAGGACAGCTACTAGTAACACTTTCCCTGTGACTGATTCAGATCAGAAGAGTTCTGCTGGTGGAGGATCATACTCTGATGATGTACAACCAAGTTCAGATTCGACTGAAGATACCAAAAGAAAATATGACGAACTCCAGAGTAAATTTTACGGGTTGGCTGAACAGAATGAAATGTTGGAGCAATCCCTAATGGAAAGGAACAACATAGTACAGAGATGGGAGGAGCTCTTGGACAGGATTGACATGCCATCACATCTGCGATCTGTTGAGCCAGAGGATAGGATTGATTGGTTACGAAAAGCACTTTCAGAAGTGCAGGAAGATAACGTGTCTCTTCAGCAGAAGGTTGTTAACCTTGAAGACCATTGTGTATCACTAACTGCTGATTTGGAAGACTCGCAAAGGCGAGTGGCTGACCTTGAGGCAGACCTTCAAACAATAATCCATGAGAGGGATCATCTTTCTGGAAGATTGGAGACTGTAGTTAATGATCACGAGAAGCTTTCAACAAAGGCAGCTGAATTTGAACTTGAGAATGAACAGCTGGAGAAGGAAGTTACTGATTTGCAAGAAAATGTGGCCAAGCTGCATGGAAATGAGAATAAAATTCTCAGCATGGAAGGTGACTTAAGAAGATTACAGAGTTTGATTACTGATGCCTTGGAGATGTCTGGATCAAAATATGAGTATTCTGGTGGTAGTAGCATCGAGTCCTTGGAAGGGTTATTGAATAAGCTTTTAGAGAGTTACGCAACTCTTTCCTTGGGAAAACCTGTGCATGGGGGTGCAGCTGAAAGTCTCCATACTGAAGATGCTGATGCAACAGTTGTTGGATCAAGAAGCCTTAATAACCTTGATTGCCAGGAATCAGATATAGATGTTTTGAAGAAAGAGTTAAAGGAGGTTCAACATGAACTTTTGGATGTGAAGGAGGAGAGGGATGGATATCTAGAGAAGCAACAGTCAATGACTATTGAATTTGAAGCATTAAATAACAAAGTGAATGAGTTGCAAGTGCTGCTTAATCAAGAGGAGCAGAAGTCAGCTTCTGTTAGAGAAAAGTTGAATGTTGCAGTCAGAAAAGGGAAGTCATTGGTACAACAGCGTGACAATCTGAAACAAAGTATTGAGGAGGTCAGTTCTGAGATTGAACGTTTGAGATCAGAGATCAAGATCGGACAAGTAAGAATTGCAGAGTATGAGCAAAGCTTCACGGAATTGTCTACTTACCCTGGTAGGGTTGAAGCCTTAGAATCTGAGATATTGTTCTTGAGGAACTGTTTGAATGAAACTGAGCAGAATATGCAGCAGAAAGCAAACACTTTGAACATGATTGTGAACATCTTAGACAACATTGATGTAGGAGGCGATTCTAACTCTCATGATCCAGTTGTGAAGTTGGAACAAATTGGGAAAATTTGCTTTGAATTGCGCGCAGATGTAGCTTCTTCTGAGCAAGAGGCTAGGAAATCCAAAAGAGCAGCAGAGCTACTCCTTGCAGAATTGAATGAGGTTCAAGAGAGGAATGATGGTCTCCAGGAAGAGCTAGCAAAATCAGTTGATGAAATTTCTATATTGTCCAAGGAAAGGGATCTTGCTGAGGCTGGCAAACTTGAAGCTGTTTTAAGTCTTGAAAAGTTATCTACTGCTCACTCTGAGGAAAGAAAAGACCAATTTTCTGAATTCGCAGGACTGAAATCTGATGTAGATCAACTCAGGAAAGATTTCCATGATATTAGCAATTCATTGGCCGGTCTTTTCTACAACGACATGGAATTTTTGAACAACCTGGAGTCTGGTATTGACTCATGTCTCAACCCGAATGGTGCTAATGTGGTAGATGTGCACCCCTTCACTGCAGCTGGTGGATTTCTAACGAGCAAATCAAATAAG GATAACTCTATGTCAACGAATTCTTGGTCAGACCCCAGTTTGCATGGACATTTTGGTGACAATTTTGTCATCGAAACCTTTACATACATAGCACATTATGTGCAAGAGCTCGTGACGGAGATTGGTGGGCTTAAAGAAAAATTAGATGAACACTCAGTGTCTTTGCATGAAAAAACTAGCAGTATATCCAGATTGGTGGCAATTATTCGTGGGGAGATAACTTCCAAAAATGAGTCATTCGAAGCCTTAAGGAGAGACTTTTTGCAGATGGAAATGGTCAAGAAGGAAAATGACAAAGAACTTATTGTCTTGCGTAAAAATGCTGCCTTGCTTTTTGAAGCATGTGCTAGTTCAGTTGTCGAAATAAATAGAAGAAAAGCTGAACTGGTGGGAAATAGTTGGGCTGTTGGAGATCTGGGAATGACATCAAAAACGACAGAATTTCCCGCTTTCAGTGGAGAGGGTCAGCTGTACTCTGAGGAACCGGTTAGGTCTGTGGCAGATGCGCTATTGTCGGCTGCTAATGATTTTGCTACTCTGACAGCTGAAATAGTGGAAGGCAGCCAAAAGGAAATGAAGCTTACCATTTCAAATTTGCAGAAAGACCTTCAGGAGAAGGACGTTCAAAAGGAGAGGATTTTCATGGAGCTTGTAAGTCAAATCAAGGAAGCTGAAGCTACTGCAAGTAGCTACTCAGTGGACCTTGAATCTTCAAAAAATTTGGTGCATGATTTGGAGAAACGGTTGGAAGCGATGAAAGGTGAACGCAATCTATTTGAGCAGCGAGTAAAGGAGCTAGAAGATGGCCAGGCCACCTCTGATGAGTTACAACAGAGGGTCAGATCACTAACTGATGTGCTTGCTGCCAAAGATCATG AAATTGAGGAGCTAATGCAAGCACTTGATGAGGAGGAGATACAGATGCAAGGTATCACTGCCAAGATCAAGGAACTGGAAAAGATTGTGGAACAAAAGAACCTAGATTTAGAGAACCTTAAAGCTTCTCGGGCGAAGGTTATGAAAAAGCTCTCCATCACTGTGAATAAGTTTGACGAGCTGCATAATCTATCTGCAAGCCTCCTTGCCGAAGTTGAAAAACTGCAGTCACAACTACAAGATCGGGATGCAGAGATTTCTTTCCTGAGGCAAGAGGTCACTAGGTGCACCAATGATGTTCTGGTTGCATCTCAAGTCAGTAACAAGGGAGATTCAGATGAGATCCGTGAGTTATTAACATGGTTCAATATGAATATTGCTCGATTTGGGGTGTGCAGTGAGTATCTTGAAGATAAGAACATCAGTGATGTCCCTGAACAAAAGGAAGTACTCAAGAAGACAGTTGATTCTATTTTATCAGAATTGGGGGATCTACGTTCTGCAGCTCAAAGCAAAGATATATTGTTGCAAGAAGAAAGAACTAAAGTAGAAGAATTAACACGCAAGGGACAGACTCTTGACAAGTCTCTGCGGGAGAAGGAATCACGATTAAATCTGCTTGAAGGTGTGGAAGACGGCCAGGCAACTAGCTCGTCCTCGGAGATTCATGAAGTTGAGCCTGCG ATAAACAAATGGGCTGCATCTGGTTCCTCCATTGCATCTCAAGTCCGCAGTTTGCGCAAAGGCAATAGTGAGCAAGTTGCAATTGCCATAGATATGGATCCTGGGAGTTCTAGTAGAATGGAAGATGAAGATGATGATAAGG TTCATGGTTTCAAGTCACTCACTACTTCAAGAATGATTCCTAGATTTACCAGACCTGTGACTGACATGGTCGATGGCCTCTG GGTCACTTGTGATCGGACTCTAATGCGACAGCCAATTTTGCGGCTTGGTATCATATTTTATTGGGCCTTTCTGCATACGCTTCTCGCTAGTCTTGCAATTTGA